The proteins below are encoded in one region of Penicillium psychrofluorescens genome assembly, chromosome: 4:
- a CDS encoding uncharacterized protein (ID:PFLUO_006043-T1.cds;~source:funannotate), with protein MASLQSAPNMASGNVSLPPHLTQQHVQEVLQKFKQMQEQGVRHDDPEYLKAHNLLSAIQRQQAYQKQRMQQQQQLQAQQRQQQMNGAGADAATNGAHARTGSTSSATGAARDSSSTPNQAPVAGQKNGPGPSSSFSPEQLATLRNQILAFKMLSKNLAIPPRVQQQLFASKKQQTPTPTETVAVAESAVENAEKSSAEKTADAEPAAPAKDWYGSLESPYDSLSKTISYTDHATRTNRARIPALMPLGIDLEQVRDDRELILYNRITARKAELAELPANLGAWDTSKSDAPTGDDSLKLKALIEYKMLNLLPKQKLFRKQIQNEMFHYENLGMTANRSSHRRMKKQSLREARITEKLEKQQRDARETREKKKQYDQLQAILNHGAEVANATVQQRTRSQKLGRMMLQHHQFMEREEQRRVERTAKQRLQALKANDEETYLKLLGQAKDSRISHLLNQTDNFLKQLAASVRAQQRNQAQRYGDEHDDFEEEEEEEEIGGSSDEDTPGQKKIDYYAVAHRIREQVTEQPSILVGGSLKEYQLKGLQWMISLYNNNLNGILADEMGLGKTIQTISLITHIIEKKRNNGPFLVIVPLSTLTNWNLEFEKWAPSVSKVVYKGPPNARKQQQQQIRWGNFQVLLTTYEYIIKDRPVLSKIKWTHMIVDEGHRMKNAQSKLSSTLSTYYVSRYRLILTGTPLQNNLPELWALLNFVLPNIFKSVKSFDEWFNTPFANTGGQDRMDLSEEEQLLVIRRLHKVLRPFLLRRLKKDVEKDLPDKQERVVKCRFSALQTKLYKQLMTHNKMVVSDGKGGKTGMRGLSNMLMQLRKLCNHPFVFEPVEDQMNPSRMSNDLLWRTAGKFELLDRVLPKFRATGHRVLMFFQMTQIMNIMEDFLRMRGLKYLRLDGSTKSDDRSDLLKLFNEPGSDYFCFLLSTRAGGLGLNLQTADTVIIYDSDWNPHQDLQAQDRAHRIGQKNEVRILRLISSNSVEEKILERAQFKLDMDGKVIQAGKFDNKSTNEERDALLRTLLETAEDAEQLGDHDEMDDDDLNEIMARSEAEIGIFQQIDKDRQKNDSYGPGHRYPRLMCEEELPEIYMQEDNPMTEEPEIEIAGRGARERKVTKYDDGLTEEQWLMAVDAEDDSIEDAIARKEARVERRKSNKDKRGKKGGAESSPEPPSRENSETPQPKKRRRGPAPKRKAEEVADDTPQPKRKRGRQPKAVDTLSSADRATLNRILNSVVESLMAMEQELPAESSDDEDEPVVRAIMDPFMKPPPRSQYPDYYMIIQNPIAMDTIQKKIKRDEYQNLREFREDVHMLCQNARTYNEDGSLLFQDANDIEAKCLMELKKQTEGHPEFANFDDSVSAAGDGMSTLSGTDTPMTAGTPGQPKLKLTFSNANRDSGDSANGAELDDEE; from the exons ATGGCTTCCTTGCAGTCGGCGCCTAACATGGCGTCTGGCAACGTGAGCTTGCCGCCTCACTTGACGCAGCAGCACGTCCAGGAGGTTCTTCAG AAATTCAAGCAGATGCAAGAACAAGGTGTCCGCCATGACGACCCTGAATACCTCAAGGCGCATAACCTGCTCTCCGCCATCCAACGACAGCAAGCCTACCAGAAGCAGCgaatgcagcagcaacaacagctcCAGGCGCAACAGCGCCAACAGCAGATGAATGGTGCTGGCGCGGATGCCGCCACCAATGGTGCCCATG CACGCACCGGCTCGACCTCGTCTGCTACTGGCGCGGCTCGGGATTCCTCGTCTACGCCGAACCAGGCTCCCGTTGCAGGACAGAAGAATGGCCCGGGGCCCAGCAGTAGCTTTTCGCCGGAGCAATTGGCCACTCTGCGCAATCAGATTTTGGCTTTCAAGATGCTCTCCAAGAACCTTGCTATCCCGCCTCGCGTCCAACAGCAGCTCTTCGCGTCTAAGAAACAGCAGACGCCGACACCTACCGAGACCGTCGCTGTGGCAGAGAGTGCCGTCGAAAATGCGGAAAAGAGCTCTGCCGAGAAAACTGCTGACGCAGAGCCGGCTGCTCCAGCCAAGGACTGGTATGGGAGCCTGGAGTCTCCATACGACTCGCTGTCCAAAACGATCAGCTACACAGATCACGCCACTCGCACGAACCGCGCACGTATTCCTGCCCTCATGCCCCTTGGCATCGACTTAGAACAAGTGCGCGATGATCGTGAATTGATTCTGTACAACAGGATCACTGCGCGGAAAGCGGAGCTTGCTGAGCTGCCTGCTAATCTCGGTGCATGGGATACCAGCAAGAGTGATGCGCCCACCGGTGACGATTCTCTGAAGTTGAAGGCGCTCATTGAGTACAAGATGCTCAATCTCTTGCCGAAGCAGAAGCTTTTCCGCAAGCAGATTCAAAACGAGATGTTTCATTATGAGAACCTTGGCATGACCGCGAACCGCTCGAGCCATCGCCGCATGAAGAAGCAGTCTCTGCGGGAGGCCCGGATTACCGAGAAGCTTGAAAAGCAACAGCGTGATGCTCGTGAGACccgcgagaagaagaagcaataCGACCAGCTGCAGGCTATTCTCAACCACGGCGCTGAAGTCGCCAACGCCACGGTCCAGCAACGCACTCGCTCGCAGAAACTGGGTCGCATGAtgctccagcaccaccagTTCATGGAACGTGAGGAGCAGCGACGTGTGGAGCGGACCGCCAAGCAACGTCTTCAGGCTCTGAAGGCTAACGATGAAGAGACGTACCTGAAGCTGCTCGGACAAGCTAAGGATTCTCGTATCTCTCACCTGCTCAATCAGACCGACAACTTCCTCAAGCAGCTGGCTGCCTCTGTCCGGGCGCAGCAGCGGAACCAGGCCCAGCGCTATGGCGATGAACACGACGATtttgaagaggaagaagaggaagaggagatcGGTGGAAGTTCCGACGAGGATACTCccggccagaagaagattgatTACTACGCTGTGGCCCATCGCATCCGAGAACAGGTCACTGAGCAGCCTTCGATTCTCGTTGGTGGTTCTTTGAAGGAGTACCAGCTGAAGGGTTTGCAGTGGATGATCTCTCTATACAACAACAACCTGAATGGTATCTTGGCCGACGAAATGGGTCTTGGAAAGACAATCCAGACCATTAGTCTGATCACCCACATCAttgagaagaagcggaaTAACGGCCCATTCTTGGTCATTGTACCTTTGAGTACGCTGACCAATTGGAACCTTGAGTTTGAGAAGTGGGCACCTTCGGTCAGCAAGGTCGTCTACAAGGGTCCTCCCAATGCACGgaagcagcaacagcagcagatTCGCTGGGGCAACTTCCAGGTCCTCTTGACCACCTACGAGTACATCATCAAGGATCGTCCCGTGCTCAGCAAGATCAAGTGGACACACATGATTGTTGACGAAGGTCACCGGATGAAGAACGCTCAGTCGAAGCTGAGCAGCACTCTGTCTACATACTACGTCAGCCGTTACCGGTTGATTCTTACCGGTACTCCACTGCAGAACAACCTGCCTGAGCTGTGGGCCCTTCTCAACTTCGTCCTGCCGAACATTTTCAAGTCGGTCAAGTCGTTTGATGAGTGGTTCAATACGCCATTTGCCAATACCGGTGGTCAAGACCGCATGGACCtgagcgaggaagagcagCTTCTTGTGATTCGTCGTCTGCACAAGGTTCTCCGtcctttcctcctccgccgtctgAAAAAGGATGTTGAGAAGGATCTGCCTGACAAGCAGGAGCGGGTCGTCAAGTGTCGCTTCTCGGCGCTGCAAACCAAGCTGTACAAGCAGCTCATGACCCACAACAAAATGGTGGTCAGCGATGGAAAGGGTGGCAAGACTGGAATGCGTGGTTTGAGCAACATGCTTATGCAGTTGCGAAAGCTCTGCAACCATCCATTTGTCTTTGAGCCCGTGGAAGACCAGATGAATCCCAGCCGGATGTCCAACGATCTTCTGTGGCGAACAGCAGGTAAATTCGAGTTGCTTGATCGGGTTCTGCCCAAGTTCCGTGCCACCGGACATCGTGTCTTGATGTTTTTCCAGATGACCCAGATCATGAACATTATGGAGGATTTCCTTCGCATGCGTGGTCTCAAGTATCTCCGCCTTGATGGTTCCACCAAGTCTGATGATCGATCCGATCTGTTGAAACTTTTCAATGAGCCGGGCTCCGATTacttctgcttcttgctctcgACCCGTGCGGGTGGTCTGGGTTTGAATCTGCAGACTGCTGACACCGTCATCATCTACGACTCCGACTGGAACCCTCACCAGGATCTGCAAGCCCAGGATCGTGCTCATCGTATCGGTCAGAAGAATGAGGTCCGCATCCTGCGTTTGATCAGCTCGAACTctgtggaagagaagatcttgGAGCGTGCACAGTTCAAACTCGACATGGATGGCAAGGTTATCCAGGCCGGAAAGTTCGATAACAAATCCACCAACGAAGAACGAGACGCCCTGCTTCGGACGCTCTTGGAGACTGCCGAAGATGCGGAGCAGCTTGGCGATCACGATGAgatggacgatgacgaccttAATGAAATCATGGCCCGGTCTGAAGCCGAGATAGGCATTTTCCAGCAGATCGACAAGGATCGCCAGAAGAACGATTCGTATGGCCCTGGACACCGCTACCCTCGATTGATGTGTGAAGAGGAGCTGCCCGAAATCTACATGCAAGAGGATAACCCAATGACGGAGGAACCCGAAATTGAGATCGCTGGCCGCGGAGCTCGTGAGCGCAAGGTGACCAAATACGATGACGGCCTGACGGAAGAGCAGTGGCTGATGGCGGTGGATGCTGAGGACGACAGCATTGAGGATGCTATTGCCCGGAAGGAGGCACGGGTTGAGCGGCGCAAATCCAACAAGGACAAGCgtgggaagaagggaggggCAGAGTCATCTCCCGAGCCGCCCTCTCGCGAAAACTCCGAAACTCCTCAGCCCAAGAAGCGCCGCCGTGGCCCTGCACCGAAGCGCAAGGCTGAAGAAGTCGCCGATGACACCCCACAGCCCAAGCGCAAGCGTGGCCGCCAGCCCAAGGCCGTGGACACGTTGAGCAGTGCCGACCGTGCCACCTTGAATCGCATTTTAAATAGTGTGGTTGAATCCCTGATGGCAATGGAGCAGGAGCTTCCTGCCGAGTCCtccgatgacgaggatgaacCCGTCGTTCGCGCGATCATGGATCCGTTCATGAAGCCGCCTCCGCGCTCGCAGTATCCGGATTACTACATGATCATTCAGAACCCCATCGCGATGGACAcgatccagaagaagatcaagcgGGACGAGTACCAGAATCTTCGGGAGTTCCGCGAGGACGTCCACATGCTCTGTCAGAACGCTCGGACATACAATGAGGATGGCAGTTTGCTCTTCCAGGATGCAAACGACATCGAG GCCAAATGCTTGATGGAACTGAAGAAGCAAACCGAGGGCCACCCGGAGTTTGCCAACTTTGACGACTCGGTTTCCGCAGCTGGAGATGGCATGTCCACTCTTTCCGGCACGGATACCCCGATGACTGCTGGAACCCCTGGACAGCCCAAGTTGAAGCTCACGTTCAGCAACGCAAACCGAGACAGCGGCGATAGCGCGAACGGCGCCGAACTGGACGACGAAGAGTAG
- a CDS encoding uncharacterized protein (ID:PFLUO_006046-T1.cds;~source:funannotate), whose translation MGRVIRNQRKGRGSIFTANTRLNKAPAQFRTLDYAERHGYTRGVVKEIIHDAGRGAPLAKVQFRHPYKFKMVTETFIANEGMYTGQFIYAGKNAALTVGNVLPLASMPEGTVVTNVEEKSGDRGALGRTSGNYVTVIGHNPDEGKTRVKLPSGAKKVVKNTARGMVGIVAGGGRTDKPLLKASRAKHKFAVKRNSWPKTRGVAMNPVDHPHGGGNHQHIGKASTISRYAAKGQKAGLIAARRTGLLRGTQKVKD comes from the exons ATGGGTCGCGTCATTCGCAACCAGAGGAAGGGCCGTGGTTCCATTTTCA CGGCCAACACCCGTCTCAACAAGGCGCCTGCCCAGTTCCGTACCCTCGACTATGCCGAGCGTCATGGCTACACCCGCGGTGTCGTGAAGGAGATCATCCACGACGCCGGTCGTGGTGCTCCCCTCGCCAAGGTCCAGTTCCGTCACCCCTACAAGTTCAAGATGGTCACCGAGACCTTCATCGCCAACGAGGGCATGTACACCGGCCAGTTCATCTACGCCGGCAAGAACGCTGCCCTGACCGTCGGCAACGTCCTGCCCCTGGCCTCCATGCCCGAGGGTACCGTCGTGACCAACGTCGAGGAGAAGTCCGGTGACCGTGGTGCTCTGGGCCGTACCTCCGGCAACTACGTGACCGTCATTGGCCACAACCCCGACGAGGGCAAGACCCGTGTCAAGCTGCCCTCCGGTGCCAAGAAGGTGGTCAAGAACACCGCCCGTGGTATGGTTGGTATCGTCGCCGGTGGTGGCCGTACCGACAAGCCCCTGCTCAAGGCTTCGCGCGCCAAGCACAAGTTCGCCGTCAAGCGCAACTCGTGGCCCAAGACTCGTGGTGTTGCCATGAACCCCGTCGATCAC CCTCACGGTGGTGGTAACCACCAGCACATTGGTAAGGCGTCGACCATCTCTCGCTACGCCGCCAAGGGTCAAAAGGCCGGTCTCATCGCCGCCCGGCGGACCGGTCTGCTCCGTGGTACccagaaggtcaaggacTAA
- a CDS encoding uncharacterized protein (ID:PFLUO_006049-T1.cds;~source:funannotate), translating to MAASQGYPLLCLENPLLDIQARGDAALLEKYGLKDNDAILAEDQHMGLYEELLSRDAKLIPGGAAQNTARGAQYMLPDNQVLYIGCVGKDKYADLLKKTCEEAGVHTEYRIDDAQPTGKCGVVITGHNRSMCTHLAAANEYKIEHLKQPQIWSLVEKAQVYYVGGYHLTVCVPAILALAEEAAAKNKVFMLSLSAPFIPQFFKDQLDSVMPYTDYTFCNETEARAFSASHEWGTEDISEITKKLAQLPKKNTQRPRIAIVTQGTLPTVVGIASANGDVQLKEFPIREVAKEAIEDTTGAGDAFAGGFCAGILQGKSLEDSIDMGQWLASKSIQELGTSFPLPKQTYSRS from the exons ATGGCTGCTTCCCAGGGTTACCCTCTTCTGTGCTTGGAGAACCCTCTCCTTG ACATCCAGGCTCGTGG TGATGCCGCCCTTCTTGAGAAGTATGGTCTGAAGGATAACGATGCCATtctggccgaggaccagCACATGGGCCTCTACGAGGAACTGCTCTCGCGGGATGCCAAGCTGATTCCCGGTGGTGCTGCCCAGAACACTGCCCGTGGTGCCCAG TACATGCTCCCCGACAACCAGGTGCTCTACATCGGCTGTGTCGGCAAGGACAAGTACGCCGACTTGCTGAAGAAGACCTGCGAGGAGGCCGGTGTCCACACCGAGTACCGTATCGACGATGCCCAGCCCACCGGCAAGTGCGGTGTTGTCATCACTGGCCACAACCGTAGCATGTGCACCCACCTTGCTGCTGCCAACGAGTACAAGATCGAGCATCTGAAGCAGCCCCAGATCTGGTCgctggtcgagaaggcccAGGTGTACTACGTTGGTGGCTACCACCTGACTGTCTGTGTGCCCGCCATTCTGGCTCTCGCCGAAGAGGCCGCTGCGAAGAACAAG GTCTTCATgctctccctctccgctCCTTTCATCCCCCAGTTCTtcaaggaccagctggacAGCGTTATGCCCTACACCGACTACACTTTCTGcaacgagaccgaggccCGTGCCTTCTCTGCCAGCCACGAGTGGGGCACCGAGGATATCTCCGAGATCACCAAGAAGCTCGCTCAGCTGCCCAAGAAGAACACCCAGCGTCCCAGAATCGCCATTGTCACCCAGGGTACTCTGCCCACCGTGGTCGGCATTGCCTCGGCCAACGGTGATGTCCAGCTGAAGGAGTTCCCCATTCGTGAGGTTGCCAAGGAGGCTATCGAGGACACCACTGGTGCTGG TGACGCTTTCGCTGGTGGTTTCTGCGCCGGTATCCTGCAGGGCAAGTCTCTGGAGGACAGCATTGACATGGGCCAGTGGCTGGCCAGCAAGAGCATCCAGGAGCTTGGAACCTC GTTCCCCCTCCCTAAGCAGACCTACTCCCGCTCGTAA
- a CDS encoding uncharacterized protein (ID:PFLUO_006047-T1.cds;~source:funannotate) yields MSLSDDSSLSSAPPTDDEAMAEEEPVGITKYFKKQKSETPPPKREPSPPHEYVVADHPSIAFIVMFRARFHDVFPRHVPHYGPQDIERGIEESPPGDYIERLLCALLGLVLNRKKDVERNHYTRPLEEAVQTHAAQWPKEWEGKNPLHGGRTFATLSPEERLQLLKALILWSLSSSEAVQTKLKESYKQARHDDDLNQPLSVQSWGRDSLKRRYWLIEGQDDTNFRLYRESNPALKHITWWSIAGSIPELQSVADKLGEEKGTNSKKLCERIRAAIPRFEASEEASQSIQAAEITKRKRRDYRLARKAAFSRPEPGFSLYEGRTRGKRLKYTYSDDEDFLSDDLPSTRRSNRNVTSADETDAPRFTASGRQIRSRAGGLYGASLHSGQREDSEDDDAPRAQRIRTSLNPNGYSGYNVDDLEDASEAEGNSSGNEWKSGEEEAEENDMEGDDEEEEDVSGDESIVNGEPQSLVVQLRYGKDNAANVPVDRPPPPAQDMQTKSTTDTGLPGSSSTHLPPIQPPPALASVPQHHSGAMRQAPMPTMAMHSAPPPQWAPQPAQIMNASPLQPPAPSQEARPQLPPMAAHLPPVPQPQSFPRPPTMNASAVTPVPPTLPPQSFYGTDRERTTMAAPSMPPAPMSGPAPLEVSKHTQPTEPNGVSQAKPAEPGSYYPPGMPPTQSHFFQGGNPPH; encoded by the exons ATGTCTCTTTCAGACGATTCATCGCTGTCGTCAGCACCACCGACAGATGACGAAGCCATGGCAGAGGAGGAGCCGGTCGGCATCACCAAGTActtcaagaagcagaagtCCGAAACACCGCCGCCCAAACGGGAGCCCTCACCACCTCACGAATACGTTGTAGCAGATCACCCGAGCATCGCG TTCATTGTCATGTTCCGCGCGCGTTTCCACGATGTGTTCCCTCGCCATGTGCCACATTACGGCCCCCAGGATATCGAGCGAGGAATAGAGGAGTCTCCTCCGGGCGACTACATTGAGAGATTACTATGTGCATTACTGGGACTTGTGCTGAACCGCAAGAAGGATGTTGA GCGGAATCATTACACGCGCCCTCTCGAAGAAGCGGTCCAGACACATGCGGCGCAGTGGCCAAAGGAGTGGGAGGGCAAGAACCCCCTTCATGGCGGACGCACCTTTGCGACCCTGTCGCCCGAAGAGCGC TTGCAATTGCTCAAAGCCCTGATTCTCTGGTCTCTGTCGTCATCTGAAGCGGTTCAGACAAAGCTCAAGGAATCTTACAAACAGGCGCGTCACGACGATGATCTCAACCAGCCTTTATCCGTTCAATCATGGGGCCGTGATAGCCTCAAACGCCGGTATTGGCTCATCGAGGGACAAGATGATACCAACTTCCGGTTGTATCGAGAAAGCAATCCGGCTCTGAAGCATATCACTTGGTGGAGTATCGCGGGAAGTATTCCAGAGCTGCAATCTGTTGCCGACAAACTCggagaggagaagggaaCCAACTCGAAGAAACTGTGTGAGAGAATTCGGGCCGCCATTCCTCGGTTTGAGGCATCAGAAGAGGCAAGTCAATCCATTCAAGCAGCCGAAATAACT AAACGGAAACGCCGCGACTACCGTCTTGCTCGCAAAGCTGCTTTTTCTCGGCCCGAGCCGGGCTTTTCTCTCTACGAAGGTCGCACGCGTGGGAAGAGGCTGAAGTATACCTattccgacgacgaggatttCTTGTCCGATGATCTACCATCAACGAGACGCTCAAATCGCAATGTAACTTCAGCAGACGAAACGGATGCTCCTCGGTTCACCGCGAGTGGCCGGCAGATCCGATCCCGTGCTGGAGGCCTTTATGGCGCATCATTGCACAGTGGCCAGAGGGAAGATTCTGAAGATGACGACGCTCCGAGGGCACAAAGGATTCGGACTTCGCTTAATCCTAATGGATACTCGGGATACAATGTCGATGACTTGGAAGATGCGTCTGAAGCTGAAGGCAATTCCAGCGGAAACGAGTGGAAGAGcggtgaagaggaagcggaggagaaTGACATGGAAggtgacgatgaagaagaggaagatgtgagcGGAGATGAATCAATCGTCAACGGGGAGCCCCAGAGCCTCGTTGTACAGCTTCGCTATGGCAAAGACAATGCCGCCAACGTCCCGGTCGACAGGCCGCCACCCCCTGCACAAGATATGCAAACGAAGAGCACCACGGACACGGGACTGCCGGGAAGCTCGTCTACTCATCTCCCGCCCATCCAGCCACCTCCCGCCCTGGCGTCTGTACCGCAGCATCATTCAGGAGCTATGCGACAAGCTCCCATGCCTACCATGGCAATGCATTCtgctccaccaccacagtGGGCTCCTCAGCCGGCACAAATTATGAATGCGTCTCCCCTGCAGCCTCCAGCTCCGTCCCAAGAGGCCAGACCCCAGCTGCCCCCAATGGCCGCGCATTTGCCTCCCGTTCCACAGCCTCAATCATTCCCTCGACCTCCGACCATGAATGCATCTGCTGTGACTCCAGTGCCGCCTACTCTGCCTCCCCAGTCGTTCTATGGGACTGATAGAGAGAGAACGACAATGGCAGCGCCTTCAATGCCGCCTGCACCAATGAGCGGTCCTGCTCCTCTCGAGGTATCTAAACATACGCAACCAACAGAACCAAACGGCGTGTCCCAGGCCAAACCAGCTGAGCCTGGTTCTTACTATCCACCTGGGATGCCTCCGACGCAATCCCATTTCTTTCAAGGAGGGAACCCGCCGCACTAG
- a CDS encoding uncharacterized protein (ID:PFLUO_006045-T1.cds;~source:funannotate), with the protein MLRPPPPPQEIPRLPPSGQTLDTAARWQALVNRDSSINTFVYAVLTTKIYCRPSCPGRLARRANVRFYDTPTQAEHAGFRACKRCRPQHAGLTAAQRDPQTVLVQIACASIRDLLAKGLKPPRLYDLAAAAGLTPSHFHRVFKKRVGVTPGRYAADFVQSRVSQGVDGASPDTLSSGRLDSSSSPSSPVSGLGGGGDGERLDWNLDWNLEGGKGVERVSDGLAVVDEAVLWNDFDVWLSGEPAIHVDPRLLGGIE; encoded by the coding sequence ATGCTCCGacccccacccccaccacAAGAAATCCCCCGCCTCCCGCCATCGGGCCAAACCCTCGACACCGCAGCCCGGTGGCAAGCCCTCGTAAACCGGGACTCCAGCATTAACACCTTCGTCTACGCAGTCCTCACCACCAAAATCTACTGTCGCCCGTCTTGTCCAGGCCGTCTCGCACGCCGCGCCAACGTGCGGTTCTACGACACGCCGACCCAGGCCGAGCACGCCGGGTTCCGGGCCTGCAAGCGCTGCCGCCCGCAACACGCGGGGCTCACGGCGGCTCAGAGGGACCCCCAAACGGTGCTGGTGCAAATCGCCTGCGCGTCCATCCGTGACCTCCTGGCTAAGGGCTTGAAACCGCCGCGGCTTTATGatctggctgctgcggcgggcTTGACGCCCAGTCATTTTCATCGCGTGTTTAAGAAACGGGTTGGCGTTACGCCGGGTCGGTACGCGGCTGATTTTGTCCAGTCGCGTGTGAGCCAGGGTGTGGATGGGGCTTCGCCTGATACATTGTCGTCCGGGAGGCTTGActcgtcatcatcaccgtcaTCCCCTGTGTCAGGGCTAGGTGGTGGCGGGGATGGCGAGCGCCTGGATTGGAATCTTGATTGGAATCTagaaggggggaagggagTGGAGAGGGTTTCAGACGGTCTAgcggtggtggatgaggcCGTACTATGGAATGACTTTGATGTGTGGTTGAGTGGTGAGCCGGCCATACATGTTGATccgcggctgctgggggGCATTGAATAA
- a CDS encoding uncharacterized protein (ID:PFLUO_006048-T1.cds;~source:funannotate), whose protein sequence is MADHALGIAETIQTASIKRHPSPTHDINPSTAASEKQPVVAAPPSDAGSLSSDIVDASRVVRPLRRQQTLPPLPDLRFEQSYLASVKDAETWGRVGWITVRDQVLLPLIQGTIWTLALSGWRFWNRNASLSGRTLGSRIRRWWYEVNNWHVPQQGTLRDPQIASQVEEFYTSQFSNAGSD, encoded by the exons atggccgaccacGCCCTGGGAATCGCTGAGACTATCCAGACTGCCTCTATCAAGCGGCATCCCTCCCCAACCCACGACATCAAcccatccaccgccgcctcggAAAAACAACCCGTCGTCGCCGCGCCGCCCTCCGACGCCGGCAGCCTTTCGTCAGATATCGTCGATGCGAGCCGAGTAGTCCGTCCTCTCCGTCGCCAACAGACTCTTCCACCTCTGCCGGACCTGCGCTTCGAGCAGAGCTATTTAGCTAGCGTGAAGGATGCCGAGACTTGGGGACGAGTCGGGTGGATTACCGTGAGAGATCAG GTCCTTTTACCCCTCATCCAAGGCACGATATGGACCCTCGCGCTGTCCGGATGGCGGTTCTGGAACCGCAATGCCTCCCTCAGCGGGCGCACGCTCGGAAGTAGAATCCGCAGGTGGTGGTACGAAGTCAACAACTGGCATGTGCCTCAACAGGGCACCCTTCGCGATCCGCAGATAGCCTCGCAGGTCGAAGAA TTCTACACGAGTCAATTTTCGAATGCGGGCTCGGATTAA
- a CDS encoding uncharacterized protein (ID:PFLUO_006044-T1.cds;~source:funannotate): MNVNKRIGRLKQWAGERMGGEVKTNLSDSFKAMETEMAVRHEGVDRIHKSMTGYVKALSKRNEGDDKEKTLPVAHLGSSMIAHGEDFDCSSEYGQCLTMLGRTEERVARAQETYIAQATSSWLESLERSLAQMKDYQQARKKLDSRRLAYDTSLSKMQKAKREDFRVEEELRTQKIKYEEANDDVLRRMEDIRDSEPENVMDLGSFLDAQLEYHERCREALLQLKNDWPGVSSAGQTTARRTRARSNTGSSLQQRYDPLHEEITNATESRPTIRSSKTMSMYIADSPARETQPISNGYSRPVYNRTSTFEGPTQLRQEQPPQPWVQRAASDLTTRHSVYAGNGRFPGDPYADSESSSYGRSSPERPFGNNRSISPATSHCSSVASRRPSSNALNGTNGLAKKAPPPPPPSRSKKPPPPPPPMKRSLVAAADV, translated from the exons atgaaTGTCAACAAGCGCATCGGTCGCCTCAAGCAATGGGCCGGCGAGCGCATGGGCGGCGAGGTGAAGACCAACCTCTCCGATAGTTTCAAGGCCATGGAAACGGAAATGGCCGTCCGCCATGAAG GCGTCGACCGCATCCACAAATCCATGACTGGATACGTCAAGGCCCTCTCGAAGCGCAATGAGGGcgacgacaaggagaagaccCTCCCCGTTGCCCACCTGGGCAGCAGCATGATTGCCCACGGCGAAGATTTCGACTGCAGCTCCGAATACGGCCAGTGCTTGACCA TGTTGGGCCGGACGGAGGAACGTGTGGCACGTGCGCAGGAAACCTACATTGCGCAGGCGACTTCGAGCTGGCTTGAATCCCTGGAAAGGTCGCTGGCCCAGATGAAAGACTACCAGCAGGcgcgcaagaagctcgaCAGCCGACGATTGGCATATGATACCTCGCTCTCGAAAATGCAAAAGGCGAAGAGAGAAGATTTCCGagtggaggaagagctgcGCACGCAGAAGATCAAATACGAGGAGGCCAACGACGACGTGCTGCGCCGCATGGAAGACATCCGGGACTCGGAGCCCGAAAATGTCATGGATCTGGGCTCGTTCCTGGACGCTCAATTGGAATATCACGAGCGGTGCCGCGAGGCGCTCCTTCAACTCAAGAACGATTGGCCTGGCGT GTCCAGTGCAGGGCAGACTACGGCACGCCGCACAAGAGCCCGTTCCAATACCGGCAGTTCGCTCCAGCAGCGATACGATCCTCTTCATGAAGAGATCACGAATGCTACAGAGAGTCGGCCCACGATCCGCTCCAGCAAGACCATGTCGATGTATATTGCAGACTCGCCTGCACGCGAGACTCAGCCGATCAGCAATGGGTACTCCCGCCCGGTTTACAACCGCACGTCCACCTTCGAAGGGCCCacccagctgcgccaggaaCAGCCCCCGCAACCGTGGGTGCAGCGGGCTGCAAGTGACCTAACTACGCGCCACAGTGTCTATGCTGGTAACGGCAGATTCCCCGGCGACCCCTACGCCGACTCCGAGAGCAGCTCCTACGGCCGGTCTAGCCCCGAGCGCCCATTTGGTAACAACCGATCGATCTCGCCCGCGACCTCGCACTGCAGCAGCGTGGCCTCTCGACGGCCAAGCTCGAATGCTCTGAATGGGACGAATGGCTTAGCCAAGAAGgcgcctcctccgcctccgccttCGCGGTCCAAGAAACccccgcctccaccaccgcccatgAAGCGCAGtctggttgctgctgctgacgTGTAG